Within the Plesiomonas shigelloides genome, the region CAAAGACCGCGGCCACGGTAGGCTGCCACACAGAACGCTGCAAGAACTTACGCACATAGGCGTTGGTCTCCGGCGTGCTCTTCTCCGGTTTACGCGCCGTTAAGTTCACCCCGAAAAAGGCGGTTGGTAATTGCTGCAATTCGCGCTGGTATTGCGCTATCCAGCGCTGCACCTGACGGCTAAAGTGCCCATAACGAATCGAGGCACCAATCACCACGGCACGGTACTCTGCCCACTGTGGTTGTAACGGCTGCTGCACATCATGCAGACATACCTGACAATCAGGCACCTGCTGTTGCAGCTGCGCAGCAATATGCTGCATGAT harbors:
- the hemG gene encoding menaquinone-dependent protoporphyrinogen IX dehydrogenase; this encodes MAQTYLLLYSSTDGQTLKIMQHIAAQLQQQVPDCQVCLHDVQQPLQPQWAEYRAVVIGASIRYGHFSRQVQRWIAQYQRELQQLPTAFFGVNLTARKPEKSTPETNAYVRKFLQRSVWQPTVAAVFAGALYYPRYRWFDRVMIQFIMRMTGGETDPSKEVEYTDWNKVSEFAQKIAVLAPSAQA